The nucleotide window TGCATCCCCGTGACACGGGCCCGTCTCCTCGTCGTCTGTGTGGTCGTGGTCGTCGCCGGCTGTGGCGGGCTCGCCGGCTCCGACGGCGCCGACGGCAACACGGTCAATCCGGCACTGGAGGGGACGCCGACGGCGACTCCGACGCCCACGGCCTCGCCCGTACCGACGCCGACCGTGTCGCCGACTCCGACCGAGACCCCGACGCTCCCGGAGGCACTGCCGCCGGCGTTGGGGCCGGAGACGGTCGACGCCGGTCGGCTCGCGGCGAGTCACGCCCGGAGCCTCGCCTCGCAGTCCCGGACGGTCGTCCGGACGATCACGGTGCGGTCGACCGACGGAGAGCTGTTGGGCCGGAGCCGTGTCGTCCTCCGGGACGACGGCGACCCCCGCGGCGGACGACTGGCGGTGGTCCAGACCGTCTCCGGCCCACGCCCGGGTGCCGTCGACCTGGGTGAGCGCAACGTCAGCTACTGGGGCAACGACAGTCTGACCGTCTCCCGGACGGAGTCGGCCGACGGCAACGTGACGTACGGCTTCGACCGGACGCCGTTCCCCCCCATCGCCCGTTCGGACACGACCGGCCAGGCGGCCGTCGCGTTCGCGTTCCGAGCGGCGAACGTCACCCGCGTGAGCCGCGTCGGGACGACCGACCCCGTGTTCCTCGTGGAGGGGTCGGCGGCCGTCGACTCGGCGTACGAGGCGTACGACGTGCGACTGACGGCGACGGTGGAGCCGAGCGGCGTCGTCCGGTCGTTCGAGGTGACGTACACCCGCGACCGGGGCGGCCAGCTCCGGCGGGTCACCCGACGGTTCCGGGTGACGAACCGCGACGCGACGACCGTCTCGCGGCCGTCGTGGTACAGACAGGCGGTCGCGGCCGGGACGGACGGGGAGACGGCGACTCCGCGGACCCGAGTGGGCCCACGCCCGTGTGCCGGAGTGGCATAGAAACCGTTTTCCGCAATACTCGCCACCACCCCGGTATGCGAGTCCACGTCGGAGCGGGAGCCACAGACGAGGAGGCGTCCGCCATCGCGTCGGCGCTGGCCGAACACCTCGCCGTCGAGGTGGAGGTAGTGGTCGGCGACGGGGAGGAGCCGGCCGCGGCCGCGACGCCGCCGGAACCGGACTACCCGGTCGACGACGGCAAACGGCCGGGCGACCGGGAACGACAGCTCCGCCAGGAGGTCGACGACATCCTCTCGGGCGGTCCACAGAAGTACAAGGACCGACTCCCGGACCAGGGGAAGCTGTTCGTCCGCGACCGACTGAACCTCTGGTTCGGCGACCCCGACGGTGACCCCGGGGACGCGTTGACGTTCGAGGACGGTCGGTTCGCCAACTTCGACGACTGGCACCCGGACTCGCCGGAGACGACGGACCCGACGGAGAGCGACCGCATCCCCGCCGACGGACTCATCACCGGCGGCGCGGAGTTCGAGGGGCGCGACATCCACGTCATGGCCAACGACTTCACGGTGAAGGCGGGGTCGATGGCCGCGAAGGGGGTCGAGAAGTTCCTCCGGATGCAACAACGCGCGCTGAAGAACGGCAAGCCGGTCGTCTACCTGATGGACTCCTCCGGCGGTCGGATCGACCAACAGACCGGCTTCTTCGCCAACCGCGAGGGGATCGGGAAGTACTACTACAACCACTCGATGCTGTCCGGGCGGGTGCCACAGATCTGTGTGCTGTACGGGCCTTGCATCGCCGGCGCGGCGTACACCCCGGTGTTCGCCGACTTCACGATCATGGTGGAGGGGATGTCGGCGATGGCCATCGCCTCGCCCCGGATGGTGAAGATGGTCACCGGCGAGGAGATCGAGATGGACGACCTCGGCGGCCCGGCGGTCCACGCCAAGTACTCCGGCAGCGCGGACCTCGTCGCCGACGACGAGGCCCACGCCCGGCAGTTGGTCGCGGAGCTGATCTCGTACCTCCCGGACGTGGCCGGCGAGGACCCGCCGCGGGCGGACCCGGAGCCGCCGGCACTGGACCCACGCGGGACGGACGCGGTCATCCCGGACGCCCCGAATCGGGCGTACGACGTGACCGACCTGATCGAACGGGTCGTGGACGCGGAGTCGGTGTTCGAGCTGAAGCCGGAGTACGGCCCGGAGATCGTCACTGCGTTCGCCCGGATCGACGGCCGGCCGGTGGGGATCGTCGCCAACCAACCCGCCGAGCGGTCGGGGGCGATCTTCCCCGACGCCGCCGAGAAGGCCGCGGAGTTCATCTGGACGTGTGACGCCTACGAGATCCCCCTGCTGTACCTCTGTGACACGCCGGGGTTCATGGCCGGCTCACAGGTGGAGAAAGACGCCATTCTGGAGAAGGGGAAGAAGTTCATCTACGCCACCTCCGCCGCGACCGTCCCCCAGCAGACGGTGGTCGTCCGGAAGGCGTACGGCGCCGGGATCTACGCGATGGGTGGCCCGGCCTACGAGCCGGAGTCCGTGCTGGGGCTCCCCTCCGGCGAGATCGCCATCATGGGGCCGGAGGCGGCGATCAACGCCGTCTACGCCAACGAACTCGCGGACATCGAAGACGAGGACGCCCGTGCGGAACGCGAACAGGAGCTACGCGAGGAGTACCGTCGGGACATCGACGTCCACCGGATGGCGAGCGAGGTGGTGATCGACGACGTGATCGAGCCGTCGACGCTCCGCGAGGAGCTGGTCAACCGGTTCGACTTCTACGCCGACATCGACAAGAGCGTGCCGGAGAAGAAACACGGGACGATCCTGTAGCCGGCTGGTTCACCCACTCCCGACCCGACTCTCGCGGGCGTCACGGAACACGACGAGCGCCAGCGCCAGCAGTCCCAGGTCCCGCGCGATCACGTCGCCGAACGCGCCGGTCGTCAGCCACACGACACCGAGGTACGCGATCGTCGCAGACAGCGACACCCACGCGACGGTCGCGGCGAACGCGGTGTAGCGATCCGCGAGCAACAGTCCGGCGAACCCCAGCTCCAGCCAGCCGTTGAGCAGCATGAACTGGACGGGCGTGACGACGAGGAACGGCGCGAGCCAGTCGGTGACGTACGCCGCCCAGTCGCCCGGTTGGAGCAGTTTGTGGGCGCCGGCGGCGACGAGCATCGCCGCGAGCCCGAGTCGGGCGAGCGTCGCCGGCGCGGGCAACGCCACGGCCACGCGATCCGCGACGGTGCCGGCGCTGTCGACGAGCGTACCCGCGGCCGCGACGAGCGAGCCCACGGCGCCGTCGGGCGCGGCGGCCGTCACGACTCGGCGTCCCGTTTCAGCGACAACACGGTCCGCTCGAACGAGCAGACGAGCACGTCGCCGTCGTCGGTCACCTCGCTGGGGTCGGCGCTGCCGCCGTCGTAGTCGCCGGTTGCGGGGTCGGCGTCGGCGACTTTGAACGCCTCGACGCGCATGGTGACGACACCGCGTTCGCCGTCACTCGTCTCGCGTTTGTCCGTGACGGTCGAGCGTGCGCGGATCGTGTCGCCGTGGAAGACGGGGTTGGGGTGAGACACGTCGTCGTACGAGAGATTGGCGACGATCGTGCCGTCGGTGGTCTCGGGGATAGAGACGCCGACGGCGACGCTCATCGTGAGGAGGCCGTTGACGATCCGCTCGCCGAACTGGGTGTCGCCGGCGAAGTCGGCGTCCAGGTGGAGCGGTTGTTGGTTCATCGTCGTGTCACAGAACACCTGGTTGTCGCGCTCGCTGATCGTCCGGCGGCGCTCGTGGTCGACGGTCTCTCCGACGGTGAACGCCTCGTAGTAGCGTCCGGTCACGCCCGGACGGTCGGCCGGCGGGGACATAGACCCCCCGGAGCCGACCGGAAGCTTCGAACGGCAGGCGGCCGAGGGTGCGGGCGTGTCCAGACGCAGTCTCCTGTTCTCGCCCGGCGACCAGCCCGAACTCGTCCGGAAGGCGCCCCGCGCGGACCCGGACGTGATCGCAGTAGACTTGGAGGACGCCGTCGCGCCGGACGCGCTGCCGGCGGCCCGCGAGGCGGTTGCAGAGCTGTTGGCGGACCCGGAGTTCCAGCCGGACGCGGAGGTGTGTGTCCGGCTGTCCGGGACGGAGCCGGCGGCGGACGCGGACGCCCTCGTGGACGCGCCGCCGGACTCGGTGATGCTGGCGAAGGCGAGCGGCGCAGACGACGTGGCGGCGACGGCGGAGCTGTTGGCCGAGCGAGGACTCGACTGTCCGGTGTTGGCGCTCGTCGAGACCGCTCGGGGGGTGACCGAGGCCGTCGAAATCGCCGACCACCCGGCGACGGACGCGCTCGTGTTCGGCGCGGAGGATCTGGCGGCGGACGTGGGAGCGACCCGAACGAGCGAGGGGACGGAGGTGGTGTACGCCCGCCAACGGGTCGTCACCGCGGCTGCGGCCGCCGGAGTCGACGCGATCGACACGCTGTACACGGACTTCGAGGACGAGGCCGGGCTCCGAGCGGACACCCACACGGCCGTCGAGTTCGGCTACGACGGGAAGATGGCGATCCACCCGGCCCAGGTCGGCCCGATCAACGAGGCGTTCACCCCGGACGACGACCGGATCGCGTGGGCTCGCCGGGTGTTGGCGGCCCGGGACCGCGCAGCCGACGACGGCCGTGGCGTGTTCGAGGTGGACGGAGAGATGATCGACGCACCGCTGATCGCCCAGGCCGAGCGGGTCCGCGAGCGGGCGCTCGCGGCCGGCGTCTCCTTCGACGGTGGGTGACTCCCGACGGCGTCTCGTTCGACGCAGGTGAGTGACCCTCGACGCGGACGAGCGACCCGGGGCGCCGCTCACCCCGGAGTGCCCGGCGACAACTCGAACACGAGTCAGAATTCTGGCCGCTCTGGGCTTCTCCCGACCCTTCAGCCCGGGAACGGTACACACGGGGTGGATAATTAAGGTCGTAATAGGATTAGGTATGCGATTGATTCGGCAGGCTTACAAACGCCGGTACCTCTCGCGTAGATATGTCCGACGAGGCGAACCCCTTCGAGAGTCTCCAGGAACAAATCGACGACGCGGCGCGTCACTTGGACGTGTCGCCGGACGTGCTCACCCGGCTGAAGAACCCAGAGCGCGTGTTGGAGACGAACCTCTCCGTCGAACTCGACGACGGGAGCATCGAGGTGTTCAGCGCGTACCGCTCGCAGTTCAACGGGGACCGTGGGCCGTACAAAGGCGGAATTCGCTACCACCCGGGGGTCGACCGCGACGAGGTGAAGGCGTTGTCCGGGTGGATGGTGTACAAGTGTGCAATCGCGAACGTCCCGTACGGCGGCGGGAAGGGCGGGATCGAGGTGGAGCCGTCGGCGTACAGCGACGCGGAGTTGGAACGACTCACCCGCGCGTTCGCCACGGAGCTGCGGCCGTTGATCGGCGAGGACCGCGACATCCCGGCGCCGGACGTCAACACCGGCCAACGGGAGATGAACTGGATCAAGGACACGTACGAGACGCTGGAGAACACGACCGCGCCGGGCGTCATCACGGGGAAGGCGCCGGACAACGGCGGCAGCGCCGGCCGCGTGGAGGCGACCGGCCGGTCGACGACGTTCGCCAGCCGCGAGGTGTTCGACTACCTCGACCGTGACCTGTCGGAGGCCACTGTCGCCGTCCAAGGGTACGGCAACGCTGGCTGGGTCGCCGCGAAGCTGATCGAACGACAGGGTGGGACGGTCGTCGCCGTCTCCGACTCCAGCGGCGCGATCCACGACCCCGCGGGTCTCGACACGGTCGCGGTCAAGGAGTTCAAGCGGGAGACCGGCTCCGTCTCCGGCTACGAGGGGGCCACGGAGGAGCTGTCCAACGACGAACTGCTGACGATGGACGTGGACCTCCTCGTCCCCGCCGCCCTGGAGAACGCCATCGACGGCGACCTGGCGACGGACGTGCGTGCGGACGTTATCGTCGAGGCCGCCAACGGTCCGCTCACGCCCGAGGCCGACGACGTGCTCGCCGACTCCGACACGTACGTCGTCCCGGACATCCTCGCCAACGCCGGCGGCGTCACCGTGAGCTACTTCGAGTGGGTCCAGAACCGGCAGCGCTTCTACTGGACCGAGGAGAAGGTGAACGAGGAACTGGAACGCCACATCACGAACGGGTTCGACGACATGATCGACGCCTTCGAGTCGACCGACGCGCCGAACCTCCGGACCGCGGCGTACGTCGTCGCCATCCGCCGGGTCGTCGACGCCTACGAGAACTCCGGTAACTGGCCGTAGTCGCGGTACGTCGGACCCGTCGCTCCTCTCGACAGTCGTCGTGCGTGCCCGAACGGCCCCCCCCGGGAGACGACCGCGCCGACCGTGTGACTGCCACCCAGGTCGCGCGCACACGGGAGAATGATCGTTTACGACCACGCGGCGACGACGACCGTCTCTACTCCGGCCGATCCCTCAGACGAGCGTGTACAGCCGCTCACACGGCCGGCCGACGGGGCCGGCGCGTTCTCGAAACCTTGAAACCCGCACCGAAGGGAACCTCCACGTAATGGTCGCAGAGACAATCGCGTTCGCGCTGTTCGCCCTCGTTACGGTGGGCTCGGCGCTGGGCGTCGTCCTGATGGAGGACGTGTGGCACTCCGCACTCCTCCTCGGGGTCGCGTTGCTCAGCGTCGCGGTGCACTACGTGATGTTACAGGCGGAGTTCCTGGCCGCCATGCAGATCCTCGTCTACGTTGGCGGGGTGTTGATCCTCATCACGTTCGCCGTCATGCTGGTCCGCCGCGGCGGGGTCGACGCCGAGACCGACACGAACGAGCCGGAGCCGGAGGCTGATCGCGCGTGAGCGACGCCTCCTGGCCCCGACTGAAGCTGGGCTCGCACCTGGTTCCGGGACTGGCCGCGGTGGCACTGTTCGGTGTGCTCGCCGTCGTCGTCCTCGGCAGCGACTTCGGTGCCGCACAGGGGTTCCCGGCGGACGCCTCCATCACCGCCAGCATCGGCTACGCGATGTTCAACCTCCCGCAGGGTGACGTCGACGCCGAGGGGTTCCTCGTGGCGTTCATCACCATCGCGGTCGTGCTGGACGTCGCCATCGACGCGGCCGTCTACCTCGCCCAGACGGAAGACGACGGTGGGCTCACGACGGCGCTGTCCGACGGCGGGACGAACGAGGGGGGTGACCGCTGATGGCCGTCCCGGTCCAGTGGTACCTCCTGCTGGCGGCAGCAGTGTTCTGTATCGGCGTGTTCGGCGTCCTGACCCGCCGGAACGCGTTGTTGTTCCTGATGTCCGTGGAACTGATGCTCAACGCAGCCAACATCAATCTCGTCGCGTTCGCACGCATGTGGGGGAACCTCACCGGACAGGTGTTCAGCCTGTTCACGATGGCGCTGGCGGCCGCGGAGGTCGCCGTCGGGATCGGAATCATCCTGGTGTTGTACCGCCGGTTCTCCGGCGTCGACGTGACAGAGGCGACAACGATGAGGTGGTGAGATGGCGGGCGCGTTCACCTACGCTCCGGCGATCGTCGCGCTGCCGTTCGTCTCGTTCCTGATCGCGCTCGCGGCCGGGCTGTACGGTCGTGACGTGTTGCCCAAGGGCGGGGCACTGCCCGGTATCGCGGCGACCGCGGGGTCGCTCGTCCTGTCTGGCTGGGTCGCCCTGACCGTCGCGGGCGGTGACGTGTACGACGAGACGATCTACGAGTGGGCCGTCGCGGCCGGCGTCGAGGCGGAGACGCTGGAGCTCACCTTCGGGCTCCTGTTGGACCCGTTGTCGGCGATGATGCTCGTGATCGTCTCGTTGGTCGCCCTCTTGGTCCACGTCTTCTCGCTGGGCTACATGAACGACGAGGGCGAGACCGGTCTCCCGCGGTACTACGCCGGGCTCGGGCTGTTCACGGCGTCGATGCTCGGGTTCGTCGTCTCCGACAACCTGCTCCAGTCGTTCGTCTTCTTCGAGCTGGTCGGGCTGTGTTCGTTCCTGCTGATCGGCTTCCACTTCCGGGAGTCCGGTCCGCCCAGCGCGGCCAAGAAGGCGTTCCTCGTCACCCGGTTCGGGGACTACTTCTTCCTCGTCGGGCTGGTCGGGATCGTCGCCACGTTCGGTACGGCGCAGTTCGCGGGCGGGGAGTCGTTCCCGCACCTCGCGGAGCTCGTGCTCGCCGGTGAGGCGAGCGTCCGGACGTTCGGCTTCGAGCCGGGGACGTGGTTCACGATCCTCGGTCTGCTCGTGTTGGGCGGCGTGATCGGGAAGTCCGCCCAGTTCCCGTTGCACACCTGGCTGCCGGACGCGATGGAGGGTCCGACCCCGGTGTCGGCGCTGATCCACGCCGC belongs to Halobaculum sp. MBLA0143 and includes:
- a CDS encoding CoA ester lyase; translated protein: MSRRSLLFSPGDQPELVRKAPRADPDVIAVDLEDAVAPDALPAAREAVAELLADPEFQPDAEVCVRLSGTEPAADADALVDAPPDSVMLAKASGADDVAATAELLAERGLDCPVLALVETARGVTEAVEIADHPATDALVFGAEDLAADVGATRTSEGTEVVYARQRVVTAAAAAGVDAIDTLYTDFEDEAGLRADTHTAVEFGYDGKMAIHPAQVGPINEAFTPDDDRIAWARRVLAARDRAADDGRGVFEVDGEMIDAPLIAQAERVRERALAAGVSFDGG
- a CDS encoding NADH-quinone oxidoreductase subunit J codes for the protein MVAETIAFALFALVTVGSALGVVLMEDVWHSALLLGVALLSVAVHYVMLQAEFLAAMQILVYVGGVLILITFAVMLVRRGGVDAETDTNEPEPEADRA
- the nuoK gene encoding NADH-quinone oxidoreductase subunit NuoK — encoded protein: MAVPVQWYLLLAAAVFCIGVFGVLTRRNALLFLMSVELMLNAANINLVAFARMWGNLTGQVFSLFTMALAAAEVAVGIGIILVLYRRFSGVDVTEATTMRW
- a CDS encoding proton-conducting membrane transporter, which translates into the protein MSDASWPRLKLGSHLVPGLAAVALFGVLAVVVLGSDFGAAQGFPADASITASIGYAMFNLPQGDVDAEGFLVAFITIAVVLDVAIDAAVYLAQTEDDGGLTTALSDGGTNEGGDR
- a CDS encoding acyl-CoA carboxylase subunit beta, with translation MRVHVGAGATDEEASAIASALAEHLAVEVEVVVGDGEEPAAAATPPEPDYPVDDGKRPGDRERQLRQEVDDILSGGPQKYKDRLPDQGKLFVRDRLNLWFGDPDGDPGDALTFEDGRFANFDDWHPDSPETTDPTESDRIPADGLITGGAEFEGRDIHVMANDFTVKAGSMAAKGVEKFLRMQQRALKNGKPVVYLMDSSGGRIDQQTGFFANREGIGKYYYNHSMLSGRVPQICVLYGPCIAGAAYTPVFADFTIMVEGMSAMAIASPRMVKMVTGEEIEMDDLGGPAVHAKYSGSADLVADDEAHARQLVAELISYLPDVAGEDPPRADPEPPALDPRGTDAVIPDAPNRAYDVTDLIERVVDAESVFELKPEYGPEIVTAFARIDGRPVGIVANQPAERSGAIFPDAAEKAAEFIWTCDAYEIPLLYLCDTPGFMAGSQVEKDAILEKGKKFIYATSAATVPQQTVVVRKAYGAGIYAMGGPAYEPESVLGLPSGEIAIMGPEAAINAVYANELADIEDEDARAEREQELREEYRRDIDVHRMASEVVIDDVIEPSTLREELVNRFDFYADIDKSVPEKKHGTIL
- a CDS encoding DoxX family membrane protein encodes the protein MTAAAPDGAVGSLVAAAGTLVDSAGTVADRVAVALPAPATLARLGLAAMLVAAGAHKLLQPGDWAAYVTDWLAPFLVVTPVQFMLLNGWLELGFAGLLLADRYTAFAATVAWVSLSATIAYLGVVWLTTGAFGDVIARDLGLLALALVVFRDARESRVGSG
- a CDS encoding MaoC family dehydratase, with the protein product MTGRYYEAFTVGETVDHERRRTISERDNQVFCDTTMNQQPLHLDADFAGDTQFGERIVNGLLTMSVAVGVSIPETTDGTIVANLSYDDVSHPNPVFHGDTIRARSTVTDKRETSDGERGVVTMRVEAFKVADADPATGDYDGGSADPSEVTDDGDVLVCSFERTVLSLKRDAES
- a CDS encoding Glu/Leu/Phe/Val dehydrogenase, translated to MSDEANPFESLQEQIDDAARHLDVSPDVLTRLKNPERVLETNLSVELDDGSIEVFSAYRSQFNGDRGPYKGGIRYHPGVDRDEVKALSGWMVYKCAIANVPYGGGKGGIEVEPSAYSDAELERLTRAFATELRPLIGEDRDIPAPDVNTGQREMNWIKDTYETLENTTAPGVITGKAPDNGGSAGRVEATGRSTTFASREVFDYLDRDLSEATVAVQGYGNAGWVAAKLIERQGGTVVAVSDSSGAIHDPAGLDTVAVKEFKRETGSVSGYEGATEELSNDELLTMDVDLLVPAALENAIDGDLATDVRADVIVEAANGPLTPEADDVLADSDTYVVPDILANAGGVTVSYFEWVQNRQRFYWTEEKVNEELERHITNGFDDMIDAFESTDAPNLRTAAYVVAIRRVVDAYENSGNWP